A region of the Bacteroidota bacterium genome:
AAAATTTCAGCGACCATTTCCTGCACACTTTGCAAACGGGGGTCGCAGAATTCGAACAGCTCATTGCAGTCCATACATATTAAATGGTCGTGCTGTCTGTAACTGAATGCGCGTTCGTATTTGGACTGGTTTTTCCCAAATTGATGACGCACCAGCAACTCACACTCAAGCAATAATTCAAGCGTGTTATAGACCGTAGCACGGCTTACACTTGCACCCGCCCGTTTCAACCGGATATACAGTTCGTCTGCATCAAAGTGATCATCTGTTGCATACGCCTCTTCAAGCACAGCAAAACGCTCCGGCGTCTGACGCTGGTTTCTTCGTTTTAGAAATGCGCTGAATTTCTCGCGCACTTCAGTCATTTGATCATCGGACAGACGCACCATGCGGGCTCGTATACCTTTAGCTTTTGTGGGTATCCGGTAGTAGGGTGTTAGGAATACACGCTCCCTAGACCCGGGTTCCGCTACCATACCCCTACAGACTTTTGAAATCGGCCCATATTTGCTGATGTAAAACCTCTATAGACTGGTGGCCGTCCAGTACAACAATCCGCGATGGCGCTTCAGCAGCGAGTTTATCATAAGCCGCCTCAACCCGTTCAAAGAATGTCATCCCCCCTTGCTCCATCCGATCCTCTTTCCCATCGCCGGCCCGTGTGCGCCGGCGCGATACAGCAGCAGCAGCAGATATCCGCAAGAGATACGTACGTACCGGAGCAAGTCCAGCCGTTACCCGCATCTGAAAGTCCGCCAGCCAATCGACATCACCAAACTCGCGGCCATATCCCTGGTATGCGATTGTAGAGTCAAAAAACCGATCACATATTACTATCGTACCGGCATCGATGCGTGGGCGAATTTCTTTTGCAACCAACTGCGCACGGGCAGCTGAAAACAACAGCATCTCTGCAAAAGGGTCTACTTCGAATGCATCATCGAGCAACAGGGCCCTGATTTTCTCGGAAAGCACAGATCCACCAGGCTCGCGAAAAACCCGAACCTCCCGCTGCATTTCTTCAAGCCGCGCTGCCAACAATTTGATCTGTGTACTTTTCCCGCTACCATCGATCCCCTCAAAACTTACAAACATATACTGCGCTCCTCTGATAAAACTTGCGCTGGTTTTCCGAAACCACCTGATTCAAAAACGACATCTAAAAGTAAGCCCCAGCATATTCACCGTTCATCGACACTTAACCCCGGGGAGATCGCGTC
Encoded here:
- a CDS encoding transcriptional repressor: MVRLSDDQMTEVREKFSAFLKRRNQRQTPERFAVLEEAYATDDHFDADELYIRLKRAGASVSRATVYNTLELLLECELLVRHQFGKNQSKYERAFSYRQHDHLICMDCNELFEFCDPRLQSVQEMVAEIFEFDIKHHSLNLYGNCRREACPNRES
- the tmk gene encoding dTMP kinase — its product is MFVSFEGIDGSGKSTQIKLLAARLEEMQREVRVFREPGGSVLSEKIRALLLDDAFEVDPFAEMLLFSAARAQLVAKEIRPRIDAGTIVICDRFFDSTIAYQGYGREFGDVDWLADFQMRVTAGLAPVRTYLLRISAAAAVSRRRTRAGDGKEDRMEQGGMTFFERVEAAYDKLAAEAPSRIVVLDGHQSIEVLHQQIWADFKSL